The proteins below are encoded in one region of Zerene cesonia ecotype Mississippi chromosome 26, Zerene_cesonia_1.1, whole genome shotgun sequence:
- the LOC119837141 gene encoding transmembrane protease serine 9-like, whose translation MITDVLDNRENSRIRELKDKLNEIAKYVVDDDKLAELLIAETKTTDLNETNFYKALNETDNINLFYGSEPKNLYLKLKEKMNRDDIMKILSEKADSSKLVKAARRMIENDHGTKSFIDNDVVDIIVDKMIAEKPRDDHTFDFNKDDNKYWDPQGELEDLKEYHQHDGRRIFKGERTTIKHYPFMASIHVMGRFWCGGVLYWHDLVLTSASCLQLMHNNRYFRENPKALYVRIGSNHSRIGGESIHALEVFFHPGYNPRSLKHNIAIIRLRRHLFFGYHRVPKIINLSPSAEGLAPTSEVLVLGWGVTKMSQRLAYEPVFLNRKFLPIYPNIFCKEIYGDKFISSTMFCAGTMTTGEGACDHDAGGPAVLAGKLVGLISFGPAICGYPNAPTVFTLVGAYMDWIESVNETMPDYYKGKKRTTTPDPFTLFEDLKFSKMKFSKFTSTDAESTITTALPTTTTPAELRNRFVHADEGWSLDID comes from the exons ATGATAACAGATG TTCTCGATAATCGAGAAAATTCTAGAATTAGAGAACTGAAAGACAAATTGAACGAAATTGCTAAATATGTGGTTGATGATGATAAACTTGCAGAGCTTCTGATAGCAGAGACCAAGACTACAGACTTGAacgaaacaaatttttataaagctcTCAATGAgactgataatataaatttattctacgGGAGTGAACCGAAGAACTTGTATTTGAAACTGAAGGAAAAAATGAATAGAGATGACATTATGAAAATACTTTCTGAAAAAGCTGACAGTAGCAAGTTAGTTAAAGCGGCTAGGCGGATGATAGAAAATGATCATGGGACTAAATCGTTTATTGATAACGATGTTGTCGATATTATAGTGGACAAAATGATAGCTGAGAAACCCAGAGATGATCATACATTTGACTTTAATAAGGATGACAATAAATATTGGG ACCCGCAAGGCGAGCTAGAAGATCTGAAAGAGTATCACCAGCACGACGGTCGCAGGATATTCAAGGGTGAACGAACAACCATCAAGCACTACCCCTTCATGGCCTCCATCCACGTGATGGGGCGCTTTTGGTGCGGCGGTGTGCTGTATTGGCACGATCTGGTACTCACCTCGGCGTCCTGCTTGCAACT GATGCACAATAACCGATACTTCAGGGAGAACCCGAAAGCGCTTTACGTGAGGATTGGAAGCAATCACAGCAGGATAGGAGGAGAGTCTATACACGCACTAGAA GTTTTCTTCCACCCCGGCTACAACCCCCGCAGCTTGAAACACAACATCGCGATAATAAGGTTGCGCCGACATTTATTCTTTGGTTACCACCGAGTGCCCAAGATCATAAACCTTTCGCCCAGTGCTGAGGGTCTGGCACCTACTTCTGAAGTACTGGTTTTAGGCTGGGGTGTTACCAAG ATGTCACAGAGGCTGGCGTACGAACCCGTTTTTCTGAATAGAAAGTTTCTGCCCATCTATCCGAACATTTTCTGCAAGGAGATATATGGAGA CAAATTCATATCATCCACCATGTTCTGCGCTGGTACAATGACAACAGGAGAAGGCGCTTGTGAT CATGACGCAGGCGGTCCAGCGGTGCTAGCAGGCAAGCTGGTGGGTCTCATATCCTTCGGGCCCGCAATATGCGGGTACCCCAATGCGCCCACTGTGTTCACACTGGTTGGCGCCTACATGGACTGGATTGAGAGTGTGAATGAAACT ATGCCAGATTACTACAAAGGCAAGAAGCGGACAACAACGCCGGACCCCTTCACACTCTTCGAAGACTTGAAGTTTAGCAAGATGAAATTCAGTAAGTTCACCTCAACGGACGCCGAGTCCACCATCACCACCGCGCTCCCCACCACCACCACACCAGCCGAGCTCCGAAACAGATTCGTCCACGCTGACGAGGGCTGGAGCCTTGATATCGATTAA